AGAGAGAGTTTGCTGAGTTTCATAAAGCTGGAGAACCCCCAGACGCACAAAGCGAAGAAACCTTCAACAAATCTAAGTTAAATTGGCAGCTACATAAAGAAGGTAAACATAAAGTTCTTTTCGAGCTTTATCAACAATTAATTGCCCTGCGACAAAAAAATCCTGCCTTTAAACAATTTGACCGCAAAGGCATAAAAATTTCCGGCTTAGAAGCAGAAAAATTACTCTTCATACACCGTTGGTATGGAGACAACCAAATTTATTGCCTCATGAACTTCAGCCGACAACCCGTAACTTGGAAAGCTGACATTCCTAATGGTACTTGGAACAAGCAACTTGACTCTTCAGAAACCCAATGGATGGGACCAGAAACTAAGTTACCAGACAGCTTATATGGCAGTAAAGAATTGACAATCCAACCACTTAGTTTCGCGGTATATACTACTTAAGTAAGTAAACAGGTGAGGAACTAAATCCTCACCACAAACTCTCAGACAAACCACAGGAGACAAATCGTGCGTATTCCAGCAGCAACTTATCGAATTCAATTTAACCCTAGTTTTAAGTTCAAAGACGCCCAAAAAATCGTATCTTACCTAGCCGAATTAGGCATTTCCGATCTTTATGCTTCGCCCATATTTAAAGCCAGAGAAGGAAGTACCCACGGTTACGATGTTGTCGATGCTACCCGAATAAATCCTGCTCTCGGAAGTCAAGATGATTTTGACAAATTAGTGGTAGATTTACAGAAATTAGAAATGGGATGGTTGCAGGATATCGTTCCTAACCACATGGCTTATGATAGTCAAAATCCCTTTTTAATGGATGTCTTAGAAAACGGACCCGACTCAGAATATTTCGATTATTTTGATATTGATTGGGAACATCCTTATGAAGATATTCGCGAAAGAGTTTTAGTTCCACTGCTGGGCGACTTTTATGGCAACTGTTTAGAAAGAGGGGAAATTAAACTTTCTTACGAAGAATCGGGTTTATACGTCAACTACTATAGTTTAAAAATTCCTCTAAGGATAGAATCTTATGCCCAATTTCTCGACCACGATTTAGCGAGATTAGCTAGAAAATTAGGGCGTAATAACCCAGACTACATTAAACTATTAGGGATTCTTTACATCATTAAAAATCTGCCCGACGAAACCGAAGCGGAAACTTCAGAAGAAAGCCGAAAAGCACGAAAAGACCAAGCTTCTTTTGTAAAAGGATTGATTTGGGAACTCTACCGAGATAACGAAGTAATTAAAGAATTTATTCACGATAACATTGAAGCTTTCAACGGCGAGCCAAATAATCCTGAAAGTTTTAATCTTCTCGATCATTTACTTGGAGAACAGTTCTTTCGTTTATCTTATTGGAAAGTTGGTGCCGAAGAATTAAACTATCGTCGCTTTTTTACTGTTAATGAATTAATTTCTGTCAAAGTTCAGGATGAAAAAGTATTTCAACAGACTCATGAATTAATTAGTGAATTAGTTAAAGCAGGTAAATTTACAGGTTTGAGAGTCGATCATATTGATGGATTATACGATCCCGATGCTTATTTACGGCGGCTCCGCGAAAAAATGGGAGAAATTTATATAGTAGTTGAAAAAATTCTCGAACATGGTGAAGAATTACCTTTGAATTGGCAAGTGCAAGGAACTTCTGGCTACGAATTTCTTAGCTATGTCAACGGAGTTTTTTGCAATACTAACAATGAGCAACAATTTAATAACATTTATATGAGATTAATTGGCTCTCTTGCTGATTACGAGCAGTTAGTTGCTGAGAAAAAGCGCTTAATTGCGGATAAAAATTTAGCAGGAGATGCAGAAAATCTGGCTAATTTATTGAAAAGAATTGCTGGAAAGAACCGCTATGGAAGAGATTTTACGCTTAATGGTTTGCGGAAAGCAATTCTCGAAGTTTTAGTCTTATTTCCCGTTTATCGGACTTATATTAACCCGCAAGGAGTTAGTCACCGAGATCGGGTTTATGTAGAAAAAACGATCGAGAAAGCTGCTGCACAAAATCCGCAACTTGTCAATGAGATGGAGTTAATTAAAAGGTTTCTGTTACTGGAATATGATGAATCTTTAACAGAAGAAGACCGAGAGTTGTGGCTGCACTTTGTGATGAAGTTACAGCAATTTTCTGGACCTTTAACAGCCAAAGGAGTAGAAGATACTCTTTTCTACGTTTATCACCGATTTATATCTTTAAACGAAGTTGGTAGTAGCCCAGATAAATTTGGCGTTACAGTCGAAGAATTTAACGAGTTTAACCAGCAACAATTTAAACATTGGCGACACTCGATGAATACCACTTCGACTCACGATACGAAACGTAGTGAAGATGTGAGAGCGCGATTAAATGTAATTTCCGAAATTCCTGAAGAGTGGGAAACTCAAATTCGCACCTGGATGGAAATAAATCGTTCTCACAAACAAATAAACGGCGATCGCGTAATTCCTGACTCCAACGATGAGTATTTCCTCTATCAAAATTTAGTTGGTGCTTTCCCCCTACATGACGAAGAATACCCCCAATTTATCGAACGAGTGAAAAGCTTCGTCGTCAAAGCAGTGCGAGAAGCAAAAGTTCATACAGCATGGCTGCGTCCCGATACCGAATACGAGGAAGGATTTATTAACTTTGTCGAAAAAATCATGCAGCCTGCAAAAGATAACGAATTTTTGCCCAAGCTACGCGAGTTTCAGGAATGGATAGCTAACTACGGAATCTTTAATTCTCTCGGACAAACATTGCTGAAATTAACTGCTCCAGGAGTACCAGATTTGTATCAAGGATGCGAACTTTGGGATTTAAGTTTAGTCGATCCCGACAACCGCCGCCCAGTTGATTTTGAACTAAGAAAGTCTTATTTAGACGAGATTAAAAAGCGGGCAAAAACGGATATCTTCGGCTTAGTTAAAGACTTGATGACGGCGAAGAAAGATGGACGAATCAAGCTATTTTTAATCAACCGGGCGCTAGGAGAAAGAAAAGAACATCCGAAAGTATTTGAACAAGGTGATTATATCCCCTTGCAAGTCACTGGTAACTATCAAAATCATCTAGTTGCCTTTGCCAGAAGATACGGAGAAACAGAGATTATCGCTGTTGTCCCTCGCTTTCTTACCAGCATTGTTGAACCAGGAAAAGAGCCTCTTGGTAAAGCAATTTGGGGAGATACAACCTTGCACATTCCTAACGGATCGCAATTGAAATGGCGTAACGCTTTTACTGAAGAAGTTATCCCAGGAAGCGATACTTTCTTAGTTGGTGAAATTTTGCAACA
This sequence is a window from Oscillatoria salina IIICB1. Protein-coding genes within it:
- the treY gene encoding malto-oligosyltrehalose synthase, yielding MRIPAATYRIQFNPSFKFKDAQKIVSYLAELGISDLYASPIFKAREGSTHGYDVVDATRINPALGSQDDFDKLVVDLQKLEMGWLQDIVPNHMAYDSQNPFLMDVLENGPDSEYFDYFDIDWEHPYEDIRERVLVPLLGDFYGNCLERGEIKLSYEESGLYVNYYSLKIPLRIESYAQFLDHDLARLARKLGRNNPDYIKLLGILYIIKNLPDETEAETSEESRKARKDQASFVKGLIWELYRDNEVIKEFIHDNIEAFNGEPNNPESFNLLDHLLGEQFFRLSYWKVGAEELNYRRFFTVNELISVKVQDEKVFQQTHELISELVKAGKFTGLRVDHIDGLYDPDAYLRRLREKMGEIYIVVEKILEHGEELPLNWQVQGTSGYEFLSYVNGVFCNTNNEQQFNNIYMRLIGSLADYEQLVAEKKRLIADKNLAGDAENLANLLKRIAGKNRYGRDFTLNGLRKAILEVLVLFPVYRTYINPQGVSHRDRVYVEKTIEKAAAQNPQLVNEMELIKRFLLLEYDESLTEEDRELWLHFVMKLQQFSGPLTAKGVEDTLFYVYHRFISLNEVGSSPDKFGVTVEEFNEFNQQQFKHWRHSMNTTSTHDTKRSEDVRARLNVISEIPEEWETQIRTWMEINRSHKQINGDRVIPDSNDEYFLYQNLVGAFPLHDEEYPQFIERVKSFVVKAVREAKVHTAWLRPDTEYEEGFINFVEKIMQPAKDNEFLPKLREFQEWIANYGIFNSLGQTLLKLTAPGVPDLYQGCELWDLSLVDPDNRRPVDFELRKSYLDEIKKRAKTDIFGLVKDLMTAKKDGRIKLFLINRALGERKEHPKVFEQGDYIPLQVTGNYQNHLVAFARRYGETEIIAVVPRFLTSIVEPGKEPLGKAIWGDTTLHIPNGSQLKWRNAFTEEVIPGSDTFLVGEILQHFPVALLVSESASGSQKLGITL